The proteins below are encoded in one region of Paenibacillus albus:
- a CDS encoding phosphodiester glycosidase family protein: MLGIGGIIWMFITPSGNNFRYLIADTLITTQHRYLAKYIIGQHELDGRVKAYQNRFDAMGEERDTHQINPSAGEQSGTDSGASEQEKPLVEIEKISGHGYSGYVMTVNDPKKIRIGVPEKAGRGERVLSMVQRTGAIAGVNGGGFADPNWQGNGFQPIGIVMSGGELFYSDLGKSRSTQVVGLDKEGKMVAGRYSLAELQKLGVQEAVTFQPRIIVNGKGLIKNAADGWGIAPRTAMGQREDGAILFVVIDGRQPGHSIGANLYDVQNIMLSHGAVIAANLDGGSSTMLVKDGEVLNKPSTKSSEGRYLPSAWLVFEHPEQAVISNVWAGLKPGDIDPGKW, from the coding sequence ATGCTTGGCATTGGAGGCATTATCTGGATGTTTATTACGCCTTCAGGCAACAATTTTCGCTATTTGATCGCGGATACGCTAATTACGACGCAGCATCGTTATTTGGCCAAATATATTATTGGACAGCATGAGCTCGACGGACGAGTGAAAGCCTACCAGAACCGCTTCGATGCTATGGGTGAAGAGCGGGATACGCATCAGATTAACCCTTCTGCAGGAGAGCAGTCAGGTACGGACAGCGGTGCATCAGAGCAGGAGAAGCCGCTCGTGGAGATTGAGAAGATTTCCGGGCATGGATACAGCGGCTACGTCATGACCGTCAATGATCCGAAGAAAATTCGCATCGGTGTGCCGGAGAAGGCGGGCAGAGGCGAACGGGTGCTGAGCATGGTTCAGCGGACCGGTGCGATTGCGGGCGTGAACGGCGGAGGCTTCGCTGATCCGAATTGGCAGGGGAACGGCTTTCAACCGATTGGAATCGTGATGTCGGGCGGAGAGCTGTTCTACAGCGACCTGGGCAAGTCGCGTTCTACCCAAGTCGTCGGGCTCGATAAAGAAGGTAAAATGGTCGCTGGCCGCTATTCGCTAGCCGAGCTGCAGAAGCTTGGCGTGCAGGAAGCGGTGACGTTCCAGCCGCGCATTATCGTCAACGGCAAAGGACTGATTAAGAACGCCGCAGACGGCTGGGGCATTGCGCCAAGAACGGCGATGGGTCAAAGGGAGGACGGTGCCATTCTGTTCGTCGTCATCGACGGCCGCCAGCCGGGCCACAGCATCGGAGCTAACTTATACGATGTGCAAAATATTATGCTCTCGCATGGCGCAGTCATCGCCGCGAACCTCGACGGCGGTTCCTCCACGATGCTCGTGAAGGACGGTGAGGTGCTGAACAAGCCGTCAACGAAGAGCAGCGAGGGCCGGTACTTGCCGTCGGCATGGCTTGTGTTCGAGCATCCGGAGCAGGCGGTTATCTCGAATGTGTGGGCGGGATTGAAGCCGGGGGATATTGATCCGGGGAAATGGTAG
- a CDS encoding manganese catalase family protein: MWIYEKKLQYPVRVSKCDPRVARYLVEQYGGADGELSAALRYLNQRYSIPDKVIGLLTDIGTEEFAHLEMIATMIYKLTKDATPRQLEEAGLGSNYVNHDNGLFYANSAGVPWTAAYIGTKGDPLADLYEDIAAEEKARATYQWIIDMTDDVDLQDGLKFLREREIVHAMRFKEAVEILKADRDTKKVF, encoded by the coding sequence ATGTGGATTTATGAGAAGAAGCTGCAATACCCGGTTAGGGTCAGCAAATGCGATCCTCGGGTCGCTCGCTATCTAGTCGAGCAGTACGGCGGGGCAGACGGCGAGCTGTCTGCGGCACTACGTTACTTAAATCAACGGTATTCGATACCGGATAAAGTTATTGGCTTACTTACGGACATTGGCACAGAGGAATTCGCCCATTTAGAGATGATAGCGACGATGATCTACAAGCTGACAAAAGACGCGACGCCAAGGCAGTTGGAGGAAGCCGGACTTGGCTCGAATTATGTCAACCACGATAATGGACTGTTCTACGCCAATTCTGCCGGTGTGCCGTGGACGGCTGCATATATCGGCACGAAAGGCGATCCGCTCGCCGACTTGTACGAGGATATTGCGGCGGAGGAAAAAGCGCGTGCGACGTATCAATGGATTATCGATATGACCGACGACGTGGATTTGCAGGATGGATTGAAATTTCTCCGTGAGCGGGAAATTGTGCATGCGATGCGGTTCAAGGAAGCTGTCGAGATACTGAAGGCGGATCGAGACACGAAAAAAGTGTTCTAA